In Thermoanaerobaculia bacterium, the genomic window GTACAAGACGCTCGACCTCAGACTTTCCTACACCCACCCCCTTGGCCCGGGATCTCTCATGATCATGCTCGATGCCTTCAATCTCTTTGACTGGGCCAACTGGACAACCGACCAGTACGTCTACACCATGAAGGATGCCGAAGGGAACGTCGTTCTCAATCCCACCTTTGGAGATGAAACTCTGCCGGGAGCCCCCCGTCAATTCCAGATCGGCCTCCGATACTCCTTCTGATCGAACCGGTAAACATATCAAACCCAGGATGTCATCCCTGCGGGGGATACGTCCGTCTATGGAGATGTAGCACACAGGAACGAACACCATGGACGCACGCAGGAAATGAAAGGAGATACAGATGAAACACCTCGCCCTCGCAATCGGATGCATCACCCTGACCGCCGCCCTGATGGCACAACCCGGTCCTCAGGGTCCCCAGGGACTCCAGGGACCTCACGGTCAATGGTGGACCCTTCCCCAGGTCCAGGAAGCCCTGAACCTCTCCCAGGAACAGATTGACGCCCTGACCACCCTTCACACCGCACACGCCGAGAAGATGATCGATCTTCGGGCCAATCTTGAAAAGCTCCGTCTCAAAATGGACCAGGCCCTTCAGAAAGATCCCTTCGTCGAGTCCGAAGCCCTGAGGCTGGCCGACGAAATCAACCGGGCACGATCGGTCATGGAGTCCGCACGCACGGAGATGCTGATCAAGTCCCGCGCCATCCTTACGCTGGAACAGTGGAACCAGATGAAAGCCCATCGGGCGGATCGAAAGGAAAAGAGACAGGACCGAAGGGAAGAATTCCGGGAAGAACGGGGGAACCGGGACCGGGACTTCCGCGGAGACCGGGGATTCCGTCGATAATTCCACCACCCTCTGGTGATTCACACCTTGCGCCGGGGCCATGCCCCGGCTGTTTTTTATCTGCCCGATTTCTCTTGTCCATCCCGCCCGCTTATGAAACAATGCAGCATGAGGGGGTGATCATGATTGACGTTACCTTTTCCGAT contains:
- a CDS encoding periplasmic heavy metal sensor gives rise to the protein MKHLALAIGCITLTAALMAQPGPQGPQGLQGPHGQWWTLPQVQEALNLSQEQIDALTTLHTAHAEKMIDLRANLEKLRLKMDQALQKDPFVESEALRLADEINRARSVMESARTEMLIKSRAILTLEQWNQMKAHRADRKEKRQDRREEFREERGNRDRDFRGDRGFRR